A single window of Prochlorococcus marinus XMU1410 DNA harbors:
- a CDS encoding efflux RND transporter periplasmic adaptor subunit: MFDLIKKNINLRSGIILLSLAIFFIFITNSFKKNKSKDITDFVVQVEKGILSDSINTSGEVKAVRTSNIGPRKQGVIKEIKVDEGDLVKKNQVLASLDDEDFIYKIEELELNVEKQKSEFLRREYLYQEGAVSKEDYESYKNNYNISSAKLNDAKAEKSFYLIKAPYGGKITAKYAEIGSYVTPSTNLSSDPKTKNFIFELSEGLEIVAKVPESDIGRIKIGQEASVRIEAYPSKKYSAIVKKIATRAVKDNNVTSFEVTLNFKDISEEIKIGMTADLEFRVEGNEEKILVPTVSIVTEKGEKGILKVDKNNSPKFEKIEIGISSGNKTSVIDGLEPGEQIFIDIPPWAKKRK, from the coding sequence ATGTTTGATTTAATAAAAAAAAATATAAATCTAAGAAGTGGAATTATATTGCTTTCTTTAGCTATATTTTTCATTTTTATAACCAATTCCTTCAAGAAAAATAAGTCAAAAGATATTACTGATTTTGTAGTTCAAGTGGAAAAAGGAATCCTCTCAGATTCAATTAATACTAGTGGTGAAGTAAAAGCAGTAAGGACAAGCAATATTGGGCCTCGGAAGCAAGGCGTAATCAAAGAAATCAAAGTAGATGAGGGCGATCTTGTAAAAAAAAATCAGGTTTTAGCTTCTCTTGATGATGAAGACTTTATCTATAAAATTGAAGAACTTGAATTAAATGTAGAAAAACAAAAATCAGAATTTTTAAGAAGAGAATATTTATATCAAGAAGGTGCGGTAAGTAAAGAAGACTATGAAAGTTATAAAAATAACTACAACATTAGTAGCGCCAAACTTAATGATGCAAAAGCTGAAAAAAGTTTCTATCTAATTAAAGCTCCTTATGGAGGAAAGATAACTGCAAAATATGCTGAGATAGGATCTTATGTCACACCAAGTACAAACTTAAGTTCAGACCCTAAAACCAAAAACTTTATTTTTGAACTATCAGAGGGCCTAGAAATTGTTGCTAAAGTTCCTGAGAGTGACATTGGCAGAATAAAAATAGGTCAAGAAGCCTCAGTAAGAATTGAGGCTTATCCCTCAAAAAAATATAGTGCCATAGTTAAAAAAATAGCTACAAGAGCTGTAAAAGATAATAATGTAACCTCATTCGAAGTAACTTTAAATTTTAAAGATATTTCTGAAGAAATTAAAATTGGAATGACTGCAGATCTTGAATTTAGAGTCGAAGGTAATGAAGAAAAAATCTTAGTACCAACAGTTTCTATTGTTACTGAAAAAGGTGAAAAAGGAATTTTGAAAGTTGATAAAAACAATTCTCCCAAATTTGAAAAAATTGAAATTGGTATTAGTAGTGGAAATAAAACTTCAGTCATTGATGGATTAGAACCTGGAGAGCAAATCTTTATTGATATTCCCCCTTGGGCTAAGAAGAGAAAATGA
- the polA gene encoding DNA polymerase I translates to MSLKSENSKKPILLLVDGHSLAFRSFYAFSKGIDGGLTTKEGFPTSVTYGFLKSLLDNCKNISPEGVCITFDTEKPTFRHELDPNYKANRDVAPDVFFQDIEQLEIILEESLNLPIFKSPGYEADDLLGTIANDASSKGWCVNILSGDRDLFQLVDDQKDIYVLYMGGGPYAKSGNPTLMNENGVKEKLGVAPERVVDLKALTGDSSDNIPGIKGVGPKTAINLLKENDTLDGIYQALDKIQQNNDKKYKGFIKGSVIEKLTNDKHNAFLSRDLAKINTEVPLILSNGYELKNINQELLSESLKRLELSTLLRQIDVFNSTFSKGGFDKNNLAKEEEKATKVAGNNELENSENKIPKINVTVVNDFELLDKLIQRLDKTNQIVSLDTETNSLNPIDAELVGIGLCLGEENDDLFYIPLGHQTKKETTNQLSIEDVFSKLRNWVEDPKKQKVLQNSKFDRQIFFNHGLDLKGVTFDTLIADYLLNNQEKHGLSEISFRLFGFKPPSFKETVGKNKDFSFVDIDEASIYCGYDVFLTFKIVKIFKERFSKEKDELIKLFKEIELPLEPVLSQMEMNGITIDIPYLDKLSKELKSTLEDIESKVYNLAEETFNLSSPKQLGEILFEKLNLDKKKSRKTKTGWSTDAVVLERLVDEHEIIQHLIKHRTLSKLLSTYIDALPNLINEKTGRVHTNFNQAATATGRLSSSNPNLQNIPVRTEFSRRIRKAFLPEKNWKLLSADYSQIELRILAHLADEEILINAFHKNDDIHSLTARLIFEKEEISSDERRVGKTINFGVIYGMGIKKFARSTGVSTPEAKEFLIKYKERYSKIFEFLELQERLALSKGYVKTIFGRKREFKFDKNGLGRLIGKDPYEIDLQSARRAGMEAQSLRAAANAPIQGSSADIIKIAMVQLNKKFIEMNVPAKMLLQVHDELLFEVEPDSLEITTKLVKKTMEDCVKLNVPLLVDIGIGDNWMETK, encoded by the coding sequence ATGAGTTTAAAATCTGAAAACTCTAAAAAACCAATTTTACTTTTAGTCGATGGCCACTCACTTGCTTTTAGAAGCTTCTATGCATTTAGCAAAGGGATTGATGGAGGTTTAACTACCAAAGAGGGATTTCCAACAAGTGTCACTTATGGATTTCTAAAAAGCCTTCTGGATAATTGTAAAAATATTAGTCCTGAGGGTGTTTGTATTACGTTTGATACCGAAAAACCTACTTTCAGACATGAATTAGATCCAAATTATAAGGCCAATAGAGATGTAGCACCAGATGTTTTTTTTCAGGATATTGAACAACTAGAAATCATCTTAGAAGAAAGCCTTAATTTACCAATTTTTAAATCTCCAGGATACGAAGCAGATGATCTCCTTGGCACAATTGCAAATGATGCTTCTTCTAAAGGATGGTGCGTGAATATTCTTTCTGGAGATAGGGACTTATTTCAATTAGTAGATGATCAAAAAGATATTTATGTACTTTATATGGGTGGTGGTCCATATGCGAAAAGTGGAAATCCAACTCTTATGAATGAAAATGGAGTAAAAGAAAAATTAGGTGTTGCGCCAGAGAGAGTGGTAGATCTTAAAGCCCTAACTGGTGATAGTTCTGATAATATTCCAGGTATTAAAGGGGTAGGTCCAAAAACTGCAATTAATCTACTAAAAGAGAACGACACGCTTGATGGAATCTATCAGGCTTTGGACAAGATTCAGCAAAACAACGATAAGAAATATAAAGGATTCATCAAAGGTTCAGTTATAGAAAAGCTAACAAACGATAAACATAATGCTTTTCTTTCTAGGGATTTAGCAAAAATAAATACTGAGGTGCCTCTAATTTTAAGTAACGGTTATGAATTAAAAAATATAAATCAAGAACTACTTTCAGAGTCACTGAAAAGATTAGAACTTTCAACACTACTTAGACAAATTGATGTTTTCAATTCAACTTTCAGCAAAGGTGGTTTTGACAAAAATAATCTTGCTAAAGAGGAAGAGAAGGCAACAAAAGTCGCAGGCAATAATGAATTAGAAAATAGTGAAAATAAAATCCCTAAAATTAATGTAACTGTTGTAAATGATTTTGAATTACTTGATAAATTAATTCAAAGATTAGACAAGACCAATCAAATAGTTTCTTTAGATACAGAGACCAATAGTTTGAATCCAATCGATGCAGAACTTGTTGGGATAGGGTTATGTCTTGGAGAAGAAAATGATGATTTATTTTATATACCTCTTGGTCATCAAACAAAAAAAGAGACCACCAATCAATTATCAATTGAAGATGTTTTCTCAAAGCTAAGAAATTGGGTAGAAGATCCAAAAAAACAAAAAGTACTCCAAAATTCTAAGTTTGATAGGCAAATATTTTTTAATCATGGACTTGATCTTAAAGGCGTAACCTTTGACACCTTGATAGCAGACTACCTTCTTAATAATCAGGAGAAGCATGGGTTAAGTGAAATTAGTTTTAGATTATTTGGATTTAAGCCCCCTTCATTTAAGGAAACCGTTGGTAAGAATAAAGACTTTTCATTTGTTGATATTGATGAAGCAAGTATTTACTGCGGTTATGATGTTTTTCTAACTTTTAAGATTGTCAAAATTTTTAAAGAAAGATTTTCAAAGGAAAAAGATGAATTAATCAAATTGTTCAAAGAAATCGAGCTGCCTTTAGAGCCGGTATTGTCCCAAATGGAAATGAATGGCATAACCATCGACATCCCTTATTTGGATAAACTCTCAAAAGAACTAAAAAGTACCTTAGAAGATATTGAAAGTAAGGTCTATAACTTAGCAGAGGAGACTTTTAACCTTTCTTCACCAAAACAACTTGGTGAGATCTTATTCGAAAAACTAAATTTGGATAAGAAAAAATCACGGAAAACAAAAACAGGATGGAGTACAGATGCAGTAGTTCTGGAAAGATTAGTTGACGAACATGAAATAATCCAACATTTAATAAAACACAGAACTCTTAGCAAATTACTTAGCACCTATATTGATGCTCTTCCAAATCTTATTAACGAAAAAACAGGAAGAGTACATACAAACTTTAATCAAGCTGCTACAGCAACTGGCAGACTAAGCAGTAGCAATCCTAATCTTCAAAATATCCCGGTTAGGACTGAATTTAGTAGGAGAATCAGAAAAGCATTTTTGCCTGAAAAAAATTGGAAGCTTTTATCAGCTGATTATTCTCAGATCGAATTAAGAATACTTGCTCACTTAGCGGATGAAGAAATACTAATAAATGCGTTTCATAAAAATGATGACATTCATTCTTTGACTGCAAGATTGATTTTTGAGAAAGAAGAAATATCGTCTGATGAGAGGAGAGTTGGGAAAACAATAAATTTTGGAGTTATCTATGGTATGGGTATAAAAAAGTTTGCACGTTCAACAGGAGTAAGTACTCCAGAGGCAAAAGAATTCCTAATAAAATACAAAGAAAGATATTCAAAAATTTTCGAATTTCTTGAACTCCAAGAAAGGCTTGCCTTATCAAAAGGTTATGTAAAAACAATTTTTGGTCGAAAAAGAGAATTTAAGTTTGATAAAAATGGACTTGGAAGATTAATAGGGAAAGATCCTTACGAAATTGACTTGCAATCCGCTAGAAGAGCTGGCATGGAAGCACAGTCACTAAGAGCCGCAGCCAATGCCCCAATTCAGGGTTCAAGTGCAGACATTATTAAAATTGCAATGGTTCAACTAAATAAAAAATTCATAGAAATGAATGTTCCAGCAAAAATGCTTTTACAAGTACATGATGAATTATTGTTTGAAGTTGAACCAGATTCTTTGGAAATTACGACGAAATTAGTAAAGAAGACTATGGAAGATTGTGTAAAATTAAATGTGCCTCTTTTAGTTGATATTGGAATTGGAGACAATTGGATGGAGACAAAATAA
- the cysS gene encoding cysteine--tRNA ligase gives MIKLFNTLSKKVEVFKPIDDVVKIYCCGVTVYDLCHLGHARSYIAWDVLRRFLIYSDFKVKYVQNFTDIDDKILKRAKEENSSMKEVSEKNIIEFHKDMDSLGIMRPDSMPRATNHICNICSFITILEDKGYAYSRDGDVYYSVFKNKNYGKLSNQNLQEQNINQQGRMVDEENSKKLNPQDFALWKKSKDDEPFFDSPWGKGRPGWHIECSAMVKDELGDTIDIHLGGSDLIFPHHENEIAQSEAANGKQLANYWLHNGMVNVNGQKMSKSLKNFKTIRELIKSGISPMTLRYFVMTVNYRKPIDFTEEALRSASEAWKNINVALSFLEVTKDAFKSIDKNESIEDEYKEKISFELSQKKLKFSEALGNDLNTAGAIAIIYDLAKPLKNFLNQFQRVEGFKIDLNEKFFLLENFKTLEKLTEVLGLKKEVLVKESKIKEEEISMLINERLKAKKEKNYTKADEIRNLLKEKGIELIDQSKEITRWIRV, from the coding sequence ATGATCAAACTTTTTAATACTTTAAGCAAAAAAGTTGAGGTTTTTAAGCCTATTGATGATGTAGTAAAAATATATTGTTGTGGGGTAACTGTTTATGATCTATGTCATCTTGGTCATGCCAGAAGTTATATCGCTTGGGATGTATTGAGAAGATTTTTAATTTACAGTGATTTCAAAGTGAAGTATGTTCAAAATTTTACAGATATTGATGACAAGATCTTAAAAAGAGCTAAAGAAGAAAACAGTTCAATGAAGGAGGTATCTGAAAAAAATATTATTGAATTTCATAAAGACATGGATTCTTTAGGGATAATGCGTCCGGATAGCATGCCAAGAGCAACTAATCATATATGCAATATCTGCTCCTTCATAACAATCCTTGAGGACAAAGGTTATGCATACTCTAGGGATGGAGATGTTTATTATTCTGTTTTTAAAAATAAAAATTATGGAAAGCTAAGTAATCAAAATTTACAAGAACAAAATATCAATCAGCAAGGAAGAATGGTTGATGAAGAAAATAGTAAAAAACTTAATCCGCAAGATTTTGCGCTATGGAAAAAATCCAAAGATGATGAACCATTTTTTGATTCGCCATGGGGTAAAGGTAGGCCAGGATGGCATATTGAATGTTCGGCGATGGTTAAAGATGAATTAGGAGATACTATTGATATCCATTTAGGTGGTTCTGATTTGATTTTTCCACATCATGAGAATGAAATCGCCCAATCAGAAGCAGCCAATGGCAAACAGCTAGCGAACTATTGGTTACACAATGGGATGGTCAATGTAAATGGACAAAAGATGAGTAAATCCCTTAAAAATTTTAAAACTATCAGAGAGCTAATTAAGTCAGGTATAAGCCCTATGACTTTGCGATATTTTGTTATGACTGTGAATTATAGAAAACCAATTGATTTTACTGAAGAAGCTTTAAGGAGTGCTTCAGAAGCTTGGAAAAACATTAATGTAGCCCTTTCTTTTTTGGAGGTTACAAAAGATGCTTTTAAATCTATTGATAAGAATGAATCTATCGAAGACGAATATAAAGAGAAAATAAGCTTTGAATTATCTCAAAAAAAGCTTAAATTTTCTGAGGCTCTTGGAAATGACCTTAATACAGCAGGTGCTATTGCAATTATTTACGATTTAGCAAAACCATTAAAAAACTTTTTAAACCAATTTCAAAGGGTAGAAGGTTTTAAAATAGACCTAAATGAAAAATTCTTTCTACTTGAGAATTTTAAAACTCTTGAAAAGTTGACTGAGGTACTTGGTCTTAAAAAAGAGGTTTTAGTAAAAGAAAGTAAAATAAAAGAAGAAGAAATATCAATGCTTATTAATGAAAGATTGAAAGCAAAAAAAGAAAAGAATTATACGAAGGCGGATGAAATTAGGAATTTGTTAAAAGAAAAAGGTATTGAACTTATTGATCAATCAAAGGAAATAACAAGATGGATAAGGGTCTAA
- a CDS encoding 1-deoxy-D-xylulose-5-phosphate reductoisomerase has product MKYITVLGSTGSIGTQTLEIASEQPDKFKAVALSAGRNINLLTEQVKTHKPEVVAIEDENLIEDLKDNINNLDLDIAPLVLSGKEGINTVAAWDKADTVVTGIVGCAGLIPTMSAINAGKNIALANKETLIAAGPIVIPALKKNNSRLLPADSEHSAIFQCLQGLPNYENADFSTGEIPKGLKAIHLTASGGAFRDWAVEDLQHVTVEDATSHPNWDMGKKITVDSATLMNKGLEVIEAHYLFGTSYENIEIVIHPQSIIHSMIEMDDSSVLAQLGWPDMKLPILYAMSWPERFKTNWKRLNLSEIGKLTFKEPDEFKYPCMGLAYAAGKSSGTMPAVLNAANEMAVEQFLKEKISFQEIPTFISKACESHMENLNLSPELEDILEVDNWARLFVEQEIKKGKKYVSIG; this is encoded by the coding sequence TTGAAATACATTACTGTGCTAGGTTCTACTGGTTCAATTGGGACTCAAACTCTCGAAATAGCTAGTGAGCAACCTGATAAGTTTAAAGCCGTAGCTCTTTCAGCAGGAAGAAATATTAATTTATTAACCGAACAAGTTAAAACACATAAACCAGAAGTAGTTGCGATTGAGGATGAAAATCTTATAGAAGATTTAAAAGATAATATTAATAACTTAGATTTAGATATTGCTCCATTGGTTTTGAGTGGAAAGGAGGGGATTAACACAGTTGCAGCATGGGATAAGGCAGATACTGTGGTTACAGGGATAGTAGGCTGTGCAGGCTTAATTCCAACAATGTCAGCAATTAATGCGGGAAAAAATATTGCACTTGCTAACAAAGAAACTTTAATTGCGGCAGGGCCAATTGTTATTCCTGCATTAAAGAAAAATAATAGTAGGCTTTTACCTGCTGATTCAGAACACTCTGCTATCTTTCAATGTTTACAAGGATTACCCAATTATGAAAATGCAGATTTTTCAACAGGTGAGATACCTAAAGGTTTAAAAGCCATACATTTAACAGCTTCTGGTGGTGCTTTCAGAGATTGGGCCGTTGAGGATTTACAACATGTCACAGTGGAAGATGCTACTTCGCATCCTAATTGGGATATGGGAAAAAAAATAACTGTAGATTCTGCAACTCTTATGAATAAAGGATTAGAAGTTATAGAAGCTCATTATTTATTTGGGACCTCTTACGAAAATATCGAAATAGTTATCCACCCTCAAAGTATTATTCATTCAATGATTGAGATGGATGATTCTTCAGTATTAGCTCAATTAGGTTGGCCAGATATGAAACTACCCATTTTATATGCGATGAGTTGGCCTGAGAGATTTAAAACAAATTGGAAAAGATTAAACCTAAGTGAAATTGGAAAATTAACTTTTAAAGAGCCAGACGAGTTTAAATATCCATGCATGGGACTTGCCTATGCCGCAGGAAAATCTTCTGGGACTATGCCTGCAGTCTTAAATGCTGCTAATGAAATGGCTGTTGAACAATTCCTTAAAGAAAAAATTTCTTTTCAAGAAATTCCAACATTTATAAGTAAAGCTTGTGAATCACATATGGAGAATTTGAATTTGAGTCCCGAATTGGAGGATATTCTCGAAGTAGACAATTGGGCCAGACTTTTTGTTGAGCAAGAAATTAAAAAAGGTAAAAAATACGTAAGTATTGGATAA